Proteins encoded by one window of Sorex araneus isolate mSorAra2 chromosome 3, mSorAra2.pri, whole genome shotgun sequence:
- the VPS39 gene encoding vam6/Vps39-like protein isoform X2 has product MHDAFEPVPILEKLPLQIDCLAAWEEWLLVGTKQGHLLLYRIRKDAGCNRFEVTLEKSNKNFSKKIQQIHVVSQFKILVSLLENNIYVHDLLTFQQITTVSKAKGASLFTCELQHTETGEEVLRMCVAVKKKLQLYFWKDREFHELQGDFSVPDVPKSMAWCGNSICVGFKRDYYLIRVDGKGSIKELFPTGKQLEPLVAPLADGKVAVGQDDLTVVLNEEGICTQKCALNWTDIPVAMEHQPPYIIAVLPRYVEIRTLEPRLLVQSIELQRPRFISSGGSNIIYVASNHFVWRLIPVPMATQIQQLLQDKQFELALQLAEMKEDSDSEKQQQIHHIKNLYAFNLFCQKRFDESMQVFAKLGTDPTHVMGLYPDLLPADYRKQLQYPNPLPTLSGAELEKAHLALIDYLTQKRSQLVKKLNDSDHQSSTSPLMEGTPTIKSKKKLLQIIDTTLLKCYLHTNVALVAPLLRLENNHCHIEESEHVLKKAHKYSELIILYEKKGLHEKALQVLVDQSKKANSPLKGHERTVQYLQHLGTENLHLIFSYSVWVLRDFPEDGLKIFTEDLPEVECLPRDQVLNFLIENFKGLAIPYLEHVIHVWEETGARFHNCLIQLYCEKVQSLMKEYLLAFPAGKTPVPAGEEEGELGEYRRKLLMFLEISSYYDPGRLICDFPFDGLLEERALLLGRMGKHEQALFIYVHILKDTRMAEEYCHKHYDQNRDGSKDVYLSLLRMYLSPPSVHCLGPIKLELLEPQANLQAALQVLELHHSKLDTTKAINLLPANTQINDIRIFLEKVLEENAQRKRFNQVLKNLLHAEFLRVQEERILHQQVKCIITEEKVCMVCKKKIGNSAFARYPNGVVVHYFCSKEVNPADT; this is encoded by the exons GTTGCAACCGATTTGAAGTGACACTAGAGAAATCCAATAAGAACTTCTCCAAAAAGATTCAGCAG ATCCATGTGGTTTCCCAGTTTAAGATTCTGGTGAGCTTGTTAG AAAATAACATTTATGTCCACGACCTGTTGACATTTCAACAAATCACTACGGTTTCAAAGGCAAAAGGAGCATCACTGTTTACCTGTGAACTCCAG CACACAGAGACCGGAGAGGAGGTGTTACGGATGTGTGTGGCCGTGAAGAAGAAGCTGCAGCTTTATTTCTGGAAGGACAGGGAATTTCATGAACTGCAG GGGGACTTTAGTGTTCCAGATGTGCCCAAGTCCATGGCCTGGTGTGGAAACTCGATCTGTGTGGGTTTCAAGAGAGACTACTACCTGATCAGG GTGGACGGAAAGGGGTCCATCAAAGAGCTCTTTCCAACAGGAAAACAGCTGGAGCCCTTAGTTGCACCCCTGGCAGATGGAAAAGTGGCCGTGGGCCAGGATGACCTCACCGTGGTGCTCAATGAGGAGGGGATCTGCACACAGAAGTGTGCCCTGAACTGGACAGACATACCAGTGGCCATGG AGCACCAGCCTCCCTACATCATTGCAGTGTTGCCTCGGTATGTGGAGATCCGGACATTGGAGCCCAGGCTTCTGGTTCAGAGCATTGAGTTGCAGAGGCCGCGTTTCATCAGCTCGGGAGG GTCAAACATCATCTATGTGGCCAGCAATCATTTTGTGTGGAGACTCATCCCTGTCCCCATGGCAACCCAGATCCAGCAGCTTCTGCAGGACAAGCAGTTTGAATTAGCTCTGCAGCTCGCT GAAATGAAAGAGGATTCTGACAGTGAAAAGCAGCAACAGATCCATCACATCAAGAACTTATATGCCTTCAACCTCTTCTGCCAGAAGCGTTTTGATGAGTCCATGCAGGTCTTTGCTAAACTTGGCACAG ATCCCACCCATGTGATGGGCCTGTACCCAGACCTGCTGCCCGCAGACTACAGGAAGCAGCTGCAGTATCCCAACCCGCTGCCCACACTCTCTGGGGCCGAACTGGAAAAGGCTCACTTAGCTCTGATTGACTACCTGACACAG AAACGAAGCCAGCTGGTCAAGAAATTGAACGACTCCGACCACCAGTCCAGCACGTCCCCGCTCATGGAAGGCACGCCCACCATCAAATCCAAGAAGAAGCTGCTGCAGATCATCGACACCACCCTGCTCAAGTGCTACCTCCAT ACAAATGTGGCCCTCGTGGCTCCTTTGCTGCGCCTGGAGAACAACCACTGCCACATCGAAGAGAGCGAGCACGTGCTGAAGAAGGCTCACAAGTACAGCGAGCTGATCATCCTGTACGAGAAGAAGGGGCTCCACGAGAAAG CTCTGCAGGTGCTGGTGGACCAGTCCAAGAAAGCCAACTCACCACTGAAAGGCCACGAGCGGACAGTGCAGTACCTGCAGCACCTGG GCACGGAGAACCTGCATTTGATCTTTTCCTACTCTGTGTGGGTGCTGAGAGACTTCCCGGAGGATGGCCTGAAG ATCTTCACCGAAGACCTCCCAGAGGTGGAGTGTCTGCCACGAGACCAAGTGCTCAACTTCTTGATAGAGAACTTTAAGGGCCTGGCTATTCCTTATCTG GAACATGTCATCCATGTCTGGGAGGAGACAGGCGCTCGGTTCCACAACTGCCTGATCCAGCTGTACTGCGAGAAGGTGCAAAGTCTCATGAAGGAGTATCTCCTGGCCTTCCCCGCAG GTAAAACCCCAGTTCCTgcgggagaggaagagggggagctGGGAGAGTACCGCCGGAAGCTGCTCATGTTCTTGGAAATTTCCAGCTACTATGATCCCGGCCGGCTCATCTGTGACTTTCCCTTTGATG GCCTCCTGGAAGAGCGCGCCCTCCTGCTGGGACGCATGGGGAAGCACGAGCAAGCTCTCTTCATCTACGTGCACATCCTCAAGGACACGCGGATGGCAGAGGA gTACTGCCACAAACATTACGACCAAAACAGAGACGGCAGCAAAGAT GTGTACCTGTCCCTGCTGCGGATGTACCTGTCACCCCCCAGCGTTCACTGCCTGGGGCCTATCAAGCTGGAGCTGCTGGAGCCACAGGCCAACCTCCAGGCCGCCCTGCAGGTCCTTGAGCTGCACCACAGCAAGCTGGACACCACCAAG GCCATCAACCTCCTGCCGGCAAACACTCAGATCAATGACATCCGCATCTTTCTGGAAAAGGTCTTGGAAGAAAATGCGCAGAGGAAGCGGTTCAACCAAGTGCTCAAGAACCTTCTCCATGCAGAGTTCCTGCGG GTCCAGGAAGAGCGGATCTTACACCAGCAGGTGAAGTGCATCATCACGGAGGAGAAGGTCTGCATGGTGTGCAAGAAGAAGATTGGGAACAG CGCGTTTGCAAGATACCCCAACGGCGTGGTGGTGCACTACTTCTGTTCCAAAGAGGTGAACCCGGCTGATACCTGA
- the VPS39 gene encoding vam6/Vps39-like protein isoform X1, whose translation MHDAFEPVPILEKLPLQIDCLAAWEEWLLVGTKQGHLLLYRIRKDAGCNRFEVTLEKSNKNFSKKIQQIHVVSQFKILVSLLAENNIYVHDLLTFQQITTVSKAKGASLFTCELQHTETGEEVLRMCVAVKKKLQLYFWKDREFHELQGDFSVPDVPKSMAWCGNSICVGFKRDYYLIRVDGKGSIKELFPTGKQLEPLVAPLADGKVAVGQDDLTVVLNEEGICTQKCALNWTDIPVAMEHQPPYIIAVLPRYVEIRTLEPRLLVQSIELQRPRFISSGGSNIIYVASNHFVWRLIPVPMATQIQQLLQDKQFELALQLAEMKEDSDSEKQQQIHHIKNLYAFNLFCQKRFDESMQVFAKLGTDPTHVMGLYPDLLPADYRKQLQYPNPLPTLSGAELEKAHLALIDYLTQKRSQLVKKLNDSDHQSSTSPLMEGTPTIKSKKKLLQIIDTTLLKCYLHTNVALVAPLLRLENNHCHIEESEHVLKKAHKYSELIILYEKKGLHEKALQVLVDQSKKANSPLKGHERTVQYLQHLGTENLHLIFSYSVWVLRDFPEDGLKIFTEDLPEVECLPRDQVLNFLIENFKGLAIPYLEHVIHVWEETGARFHNCLIQLYCEKVQSLMKEYLLAFPAGKTPVPAGEEEGELGEYRRKLLMFLEISSYYDPGRLICDFPFDGLLEERALLLGRMGKHEQALFIYVHILKDTRMAEEYCHKHYDQNRDGSKDVYLSLLRMYLSPPSVHCLGPIKLELLEPQANLQAALQVLELHHSKLDTTKAINLLPANTQINDIRIFLEKVLEENAQRKRFNQVLKNLLHAEFLRVQEERILHQQVKCIITEEKVCMVCKKKIGNSAFARYPNGVVVHYFCSKEVNPADT comes from the exons GTTGCAACCGATTTGAAGTGACACTAGAGAAATCCAATAAGAACTTCTCCAAAAAGATTCAGCAG ATCCATGTGGTTTCCCAGTTTAAGATTCTGGTGAGCTTGTTAG CAGAAAATAACATTTATGTCCACGACCTGTTGACATTTCAACAAATCACTACGGTTTCAAAGGCAAAAGGAGCATCACTGTTTACCTGTGAACTCCAG CACACAGAGACCGGAGAGGAGGTGTTACGGATGTGTGTGGCCGTGAAGAAGAAGCTGCAGCTTTATTTCTGGAAGGACAGGGAATTTCATGAACTGCAG GGGGACTTTAGTGTTCCAGATGTGCCCAAGTCCATGGCCTGGTGTGGAAACTCGATCTGTGTGGGTTTCAAGAGAGACTACTACCTGATCAGG GTGGACGGAAAGGGGTCCATCAAAGAGCTCTTTCCAACAGGAAAACAGCTGGAGCCCTTAGTTGCACCCCTGGCAGATGGAAAAGTGGCCGTGGGCCAGGATGACCTCACCGTGGTGCTCAATGAGGAGGGGATCTGCACACAGAAGTGTGCCCTGAACTGGACAGACATACCAGTGGCCATGG AGCACCAGCCTCCCTACATCATTGCAGTGTTGCCTCGGTATGTGGAGATCCGGACATTGGAGCCCAGGCTTCTGGTTCAGAGCATTGAGTTGCAGAGGCCGCGTTTCATCAGCTCGGGAGG GTCAAACATCATCTATGTGGCCAGCAATCATTTTGTGTGGAGACTCATCCCTGTCCCCATGGCAACCCAGATCCAGCAGCTTCTGCAGGACAAGCAGTTTGAATTAGCTCTGCAGCTCGCT GAAATGAAAGAGGATTCTGACAGTGAAAAGCAGCAACAGATCCATCACATCAAGAACTTATATGCCTTCAACCTCTTCTGCCAGAAGCGTTTTGATGAGTCCATGCAGGTCTTTGCTAAACTTGGCACAG ATCCCACCCATGTGATGGGCCTGTACCCAGACCTGCTGCCCGCAGACTACAGGAAGCAGCTGCAGTATCCCAACCCGCTGCCCACACTCTCTGGGGCCGAACTGGAAAAGGCTCACTTAGCTCTGATTGACTACCTGACACAG AAACGAAGCCAGCTGGTCAAGAAATTGAACGACTCCGACCACCAGTCCAGCACGTCCCCGCTCATGGAAGGCACGCCCACCATCAAATCCAAGAAGAAGCTGCTGCAGATCATCGACACCACCCTGCTCAAGTGCTACCTCCAT ACAAATGTGGCCCTCGTGGCTCCTTTGCTGCGCCTGGAGAACAACCACTGCCACATCGAAGAGAGCGAGCACGTGCTGAAGAAGGCTCACAAGTACAGCGAGCTGATCATCCTGTACGAGAAGAAGGGGCTCCACGAGAAAG CTCTGCAGGTGCTGGTGGACCAGTCCAAGAAAGCCAACTCACCACTGAAAGGCCACGAGCGGACAGTGCAGTACCTGCAGCACCTGG GCACGGAGAACCTGCATTTGATCTTTTCCTACTCTGTGTGGGTGCTGAGAGACTTCCCGGAGGATGGCCTGAAG ATCTTCACCGAAGACCTCCCAGAGGTGGAGTGTCTGCCACGAGACCAAGTGCTCAACTTCTTGATAGAGAACTTTAAGGGCCTGGCTATTCCTTATCTG GAACATGTCATCCATGTCTGGGAGGAGACAGGCGCTCGGTTCCACAACTGCCTGATCCAGCTGTACTGCGAGAAGGTGCAAAGTCTCATGAAGGAGTATCTCCTGGCCTTCCCCGCAG GTAAAACCCCAGTTCCTgcgggagaggaagagggggagctGGGAGAGTACCGCCGGAAGCTGCTCATGTTCTTGGAAATTTCCAGCTACTATGATCCCGGCCGGCTCATCTGTGACTTTCCCTTTGATG GCCTCCTGGAAGAGCGCGCCCTCCTGCTGGGACGCATGGGGAAGCACGAGCAAGCTCTCTTCATCTACGTGCACATCCTCAAGGACACGCGGATGGCAGAGGA gTACTGCCACAAACATTACGACCAAAACAGAGACGGCAGCAAAGAT GTGTACCTGTCCCTGCTGCGGATGTACCTGTCACCCCCCAGCGTTCACTGCCTGGGGCCTATCAAGCTGGAGCTGCTGGAGCCACAGGCCAACCTCCAGGCCGCCCTGCAGGTCCTTGAGCTGCACCACAGCAAGCTGGACACCACCAAG GCCATCAACCTCCTGCCGGCAAACACTCAGATCAATGACATCCGCATCTTTCTGGAAAAGGTCTTGGAAGAAAATGCGCAGAGGAAGCGGTTCAACCAAGTGCTCAAGAACCTTCTCCATGCAGAGTTCCTGCGG GTCCAGGAAGAGCGGATCTTACACCAGCAGGTGAAGTGCATCATCACGGAGGAGAAGGTCTGCATGGTGTGCAAGAAGAAGATTGGGAACAG CGCGTTTGCAAGATACCCCAACGGCGTGGTGGTGCACTACTTCTGTTCCAAAGAGGTGAACCCGGCTGATACCTGA